From one Henriciella marina DSM 19595 genomic stretch:
- a CDS encoding D-glycero-alpha-D-manno-heptose-1,7-bisphosphate 7-phosphatase — protein sequence MSERRPALFLDRDGVLNVDRGYVSRIEDFEWVDGARECVATFNRRGWYVFVVTNQSGIARGLYTEADMLALHAHMETELEAAGAKIDRFYHAPWHEEGEVARYRKASIDRKPGPGMLLQAMADFNVNREQSFLIGDKETDMDAARAAGVGAFLFRGGNIATFAEWALASFEDGVRG from the coding sequence ATGTCCGAACGACGCCCTGCCCTCTTTCTGGACCGTGACGGCGTCCTCAATGTCGATCGCGGTTATGTCAGCCGTATCGAGGACTTCGAGTGGGTCGACGGCGCCAGAGAGTGCGTGGCGACTTTCAACCGCCGCGGCTGGTATGTCTTCGTCGTGACGAACCAGTCCGGCATCGCTCGCGGCCTCTATACCGAAGCCGACATGCTGGCCCTGCACGCGCATATGGAAACCGAGCTTGAAGCCGCTGGGGCAAAGATTGACCGCTTCTATCACGCCCCCTGGCATGAGGAAGGCGAGGTTGCGCGCTATCGGAAAGCCAGCATCGACCGCAAGCCAGGCCCGGGAATGTTGCTGCAGGCCATGGCCGATTTCAACGTCAACCGGGAACAGAGCTTCCTGATCGGCGACAAGGAAACCGATATGGACGCGGCGCGCGCCGCGGGCGTCGGGGCATTCCTGTTCAGGGGCGGCAACATTGCAACTTTCGCCGAATGGGCACTGGCCAGCTTTGAGGACGGGGTCCGCGGATAA
- a CDS encoding aspartate/glutamate racemase family protein — translation MKKIGILGGMSPESTIIYYRELNAGARAALGPLESADCLIASMNFGDIQRMQKAGDWEGAGALLSRAAKGLQDAGADFVLLATNTMHKCADAIEAAIRVPYLHIADATGMKLRSDGRTRPLLLGTAYTMEQDFYKGRLKQTHGLEVVIPDEDDRARIHRIIFDELVNGIIKDDSRAAYLDIVTRHAAAGADSVILGCTEIGMLLNDTNSPLPVYDTALIHCEVALEMALT, via the coding sequence ATGAAGAAGATCGGTATTCTTGGCGGGATGAGCCCGGAAAGCACCATCATCTATTATCGTGAGCTCAATGCTGGCGCCCGCGCGGCGCTCGGCCCGCTTGAGAGCGCGGACTGCCTCATCGCGTCGATGAATTTCGGTGACATACAGAGGATGCAGAAAGCGGGCGACTGGGAGGGCGCTGGCGCCCTGCTCAGCCGGGCGGCAAAGGGCCTGCAGGATGCCGGTGCGGATTTTGTTCTCCTGGCGACAAACACGATGCACAAATGCGCAGACGCCATCGAAGCCGCGATCCGTGTGCCCTACCTGCATATTGCTGACGCCACCGGCATGAAGCTTAGATCAGACGGGCGCACCCGCCCGTTGTTGCTTGGCACGGCCTACACAATGGAACAGGATTTCTACAAAGGCCGGCTGAAACAGACGCACGGGCTGGAGGTCGTCATTCCAGATGAAGACGACCGCGCGCGAATTCACAGGATCATCTTTGATGAACTCGTGAACGGCATCATCAAGGACGATAGCCGCGCGGCCTATCTCGATATCGTCACCCGGCACGCCGCCGCCGGGGCAGACAGCGTCATCCTTGGCTGCACGGAAATCGGCATGCTGCTCAACGACACCAATTCGCCGCTGCCGGTCTACGATACAGCGCTTATCCACTGTGAGGTCGCGCTGGAAATGGCCCTCACCTAG
- a CDS encoding EVE domain-containing protein: MAYWLFKSEPFKWGWDDQKEAGENGTQWTGIRNYQARNFMRDMKVGDKGFFYHSNKGLEVVGIVEVSAESAQDQTTDDERWDCVDLKAICDMPKPVTLKAVKANEKLEDMALVTSFRLSVQPVKADEWMEVCRMGGLNGKTLKSL, translated from the coding sequence ATGGCATACTGGCTGTTCAAATCAGAGCCGTTCAAATGGGGCTGGGACGACCAGAAGGAGGCCGGGGAAAATGGCACTCAGTGGACCGGCATCCGCAACTATCAGGCGCGCAACTTCATGCGCGACATGAAAGTGGGCGATAAAGGCTTCTTCTACCACTCCAATAAGGGCCTTGAGGTCGTTGGGATCGTCGAGGTGTCTGCCGAGAGCGCACAGGATCAGACGACCGATGATGAGCGCTGGGACTGCGTTGACCTGAAGGCCATCTGCGACATGCCAAAGCCGGTGACGCTTAAAGCCGTCAAGGCAAATGAAAAGCTGGAAGACATGGCGCTGGTCACCTCCTTCCGCCTGTCCGTGCAGCCAGTTAAGGCAGATGAATGGATGGAAGTCTGCCGAATGGGCGGTCTGAACGGAAAGACGCTGAAGTCACTCTAG
- a CDS encoding heme-dependent oxidative N-demethylase subunit alpha family protein, giving the protein MPPRTPPYLPFLHGPPRVTPALKPIPERRWLIPDTEMDACELERLMLLEEQSDETLLGEIDSAPARELLAMIGEAVNVSSQSPADSALGRAATLVSDDLCLLERDECGDWRLIAGAVTAPTYWSLEEMVGGTLDELHSPVPGGSSELATRINRVFNGLVPGRVLERFNWTVQPGGARYTPERPVALGAEPEDLFLRVERQTIRKLPETGVICFTIRICLDPLLPILVDDDLRESFEDAWIGADRALRAYKGWDEMEMLVREACLQSAATG; this is encoded by the coding sequence GTGCCGCCTAGAACGCCGCCCTACCTTCCTTTCCTTCACGGCCCGCCGCGGGTCACCCCCGCCCTGAAGCCCATCCCTGAACGCCGCTGGCTCATACCGGACACGGAGATGGATGCCTGCGAACTTGAGCGTCTCATGCTGCTGGAGGAACAGAGCGATGAGACCCTGCTGGGCGAGATCGATTCAGCGCCTGCCCGCGAGCTGCTGGCGATGATCGGCGAGGCGGTGAACGTCTCCTCACAGAGCCCCGCCGACAGTGCGCTCGGCCGCGCCGCGACGCTGGTTTCAGATGATCTCTGCCTGCTGGAGCGCGATGAGTGTGGCGACTGGCGCCTCATCGCAGGGGCAGTCACTGCGCCGACTTACTGGTCGCTGGAAGAGATGGTCGGCGGCACGCTCGATGAGTTGCATTCGCCCGTGCCGGGCGGAAGTTCTGAGCTTGCCACCCGCATAAACCGCGTCTTCAACGGCCTTGTGCCCGGCCGCGTGCTGGAGCGCTTCAACTGGACGGTCCAGCCGGGTGGCGCGCGCTATACGCCGGAACGTCCAGTCGCGCTCGGCGCCGAACCAGAAGACCTGTTCCTGCGGGTAGAGCGCCAGACCATCCGCAAGCTGCCTGAAACAGGTGTTATCTGCTTCACCATTCGGATCTGTCTCGATCCACTCCTGCCTATCCTCGTGGATGATGACCTGCGCGAAAGCTTTGAAGATGCCTGGATCGGCGCAGACCGCGCCCTGCGGGCCTATAAGGGCTGGGACGAGATGGAAATGCTTGTGCGCGAAGCGTGCCTCCAGTCTGCCGCGACCGGCTGA
- a CDS encoding class I SAM-dependent methyltransferase — protein MGLWDKFVVPPLISCACATKPIMKQREKVVPLATGRVLELGCGSGTNFQFYDASKIERLYALEPSPEMMKRAKSEASELGWSERIEFLETGAENVPLEDATIDTVIITFVLCTIPDWAGALSEVRRVLKPGGKVLFSEHGLSPDQGVAQWQRRVERIWKPLAGGCHLTRDATAMLRDSGFVLEDVHTMYLPSTPKIAGFVSWGQARAA, from the coding sequence ATGGGTCTCTGGGATAAATTCGTCGTTCCGCCGCTTATCTCCTGTGCGTGCGCAACCAAGCCGATCATGAAGCAGCGCGAAAAAGTGGTGCCGCTGGCCACAGGCCGGGTGCTTGAGCTTGGCTGCGGATCGGGCACGAATTTCCAGTTCTACGACGCCTCGAAGATTGAGCGGCTCTATGCGCTTGAGCCGTCGCCGGAAATGATGAAGCGGGCCAAAAGCGAAGCCAGCGAGCTTGGCTGGTCGGAACGGATCGAGTTTCTTGAAACCGGCGCAGAAAACGTGCCGCTTGAAGACGCCACGATCGACACGGTCATCATCACCTTCGTGCTCTGCACCATCCCCGACTGGGCGGGCGCGCTTTCAGAAGTCCGCCGCGTGCTGAAGCCAGGCGGCAAGGTTCTGTTCTCCGAACACGGTCTGTCGCCTGATCAGGGTGTCGCCCAGTGGCAGCGCCGCGTGGAGCGTATCTGGAAGCCGCTGGCGGGGGGCTGTCATCTGACGCGCGACGCGACGGCGATGCTTCGTGATAGCGGCTTCGTCCTGGAAGACGTGCATACGATGTATCTTCCAAGCACACCAAAAATCGCAGGCTTCGTCAGCTGGGGTCAGGCGCGTGCCGCCTAG